One genomic window of Thioclava sp. GXIMD4216 includes the following:
- a CDS encoding NepR family anti-sigma factor, protein MTNEMADDKSRASIKEQINRNLKKAYEQALNEDVPDRFKDLLAQLRAKEGDK, encoded by the coding sequence ATGACCAACGAAATGGCTGACGACAAGTCGCGAGCCAGCATAAAGGAACAGATCAACAGGAACCTCAAGAAGGCTTACGAGCAGGCCCTGAATGAAGATGTTCCCGATCGCTTCAAAGATTTGCTGGCACAACTACGTGCTAAGGAGGGCGACAAATGA
- a CDS encoding RNA polymerase sigma factor, translating to MTSPSSDTNKVEDPRDELPEHLPALRAFAMSLTRNSATADDLVQDTIVKAWSNIEKFQVGTNMRAWLFTILRNTFYSDRRKRKREVADPDGVHAAALCERPAHDGRLAMNDFMVAFDKLTPEHREVLILVGASGFSYEEAAETMGVAVGTVKSRANRARARLAEMLKLEEGEDILSGMDATSLAVMSKSGTAAA from the coding sequence ATGACATCGCCCTCCTCTGACACGAACAAGGTCGAAGATCCTCGCGACGAACTGCCCGAACATCTCCCGGCCCTGCGTGCCTTCGCGATGTCTTTGACGCGCAATTCCGCGACCGCAGATGATCTGGTGCAGGATACGATCGTCAAGGCGTGGTCGAATATCGAGAAATTTCAGGTTGGCACGAATATGCGCGCCTGGCTGTTTACGATCCTGCGGAACACGTTCTATTCGGATCGCCGCAAACGCAAGCGCGAGGTGGCCGACCCTGATGGTGTTCACGCCGCAGCCCTGTGTGAACGGCCCGCCCATGACGGGCGTCTGGCGATGAATGACTTCATGGTGGCTTTTGACAAGCTGACCCCCGAACATCGCGAAGTTCTTATTCTTGTTGGGGCATCCGGTTTCTCTTATGAAGAGGCAGCCGAGACCATGGGGGTCGCGGTCGGAACGGTGAAGAGCCGTGCCAATCGTGCGCGTGCACGACTGGCGGAGATGCTGAAGCTGGAGGAGGGCGAGGATATCCTCTCCGGTATGGATGCGACTTCGCTGGCTGTAATGAGTAAATCGGGGACTGCCGCTGCATGA
- a CDS encoding sensor histidine kinase, whose translation MIRKEGSTGSFIDRLGVRLAIFLAVALFPLLLISAIQSNSLLQEARARSEAALMGETLQAVTGETRLLQQAQAEARFLAYTLPPLLGDMDACSAQMRKVVEADPALSLAAFVDKDGQMECSSRSVSYDFSNNKYFQKLLPLDTPNFILNPHGPVSGTAVIGATHPVYDKDGNKLGFVSLSLPHSSLLHRDHEDDTLGYDVDNSLMILTFDTSGAVLTSSGDLALTKDYLPAHRALKALAGTNAVTFTARANSGQERVYSVLELLPGQLYAMGSWPAKASISMNPIADVSPILVPGLMWLASLLVAYFAMQKLVIGHIKRLSRALRGFASGSRRVGNLNYAGAPKEIQDLALSYEKMTETILHDEAELEDMIHHQEVLLREVHHRVKNNLQLIASIISMQIRKARSPEAKDLMKGLQERVISLATIHRGLYQTSGLTDITANELLPDIVRQISALATGPERRIDIGCHVDEIRLTPDQAVPLSLLLTEAMTNAMKYAGTVDGSRPDLQISLRKTRKGYACLALENSVDENAPPASPDTSSGLGSQLAQAFVQQLNGDLQSSQENGRYRLTAEFKLAELQEAELRHARDDEDDDEDEEEE comes from the coding sequence ATGATAAGGAAAGAAGGATCGACGGGGTCGTTCATCGACCGTCTCGGTGTGCGTCTGGCGATCTTTCTGGCAGTGGCCCTGTTCCCACTGCTGCTGATCTCGGCCATCCAGTCGAATTCACTGCTGCAAGAGGCACGGGCGCGGTCGGAAGCCGCGCTTATGGGCGAAACCCTGCAGGCGGTCACGGGCGAGACGCGGCTTTTGCAGCAGGCGCAGGCCGAAGCGCGTTTTCTGGCCTATACCCTACCGCCCTTGCTGGGGGATATGGACGCTTGTAGCGCGCAGATGCGCAAAGTCGTGGAAGCCGATCCTGCGCTTTCCCTGGCCGCTTTCGTGGATAAGGACGGGCAGATGGAATGCTCGTCCCGCAGCGTGTCCTATGATTTTTCGAACAACAAGTATTTCCAGAAGCTTCTGCCACTGGACACGCCGAATTTCATTCTCAATCCGCATGGGCCGGTCTCCGGCACGGCGGTGATCGGTGCGACCCATCCGGTTTATGACAAGGATGGGAACAAGCTTGGCTTCGTCAGCTTAAGCCTGCCGCATTCTTCGTTGCTGCACCGTGATCACGAGGACGACACATTGGGATATGATGTCGATAATTCGTTGATGATCCTGACATTCGACACCAGTGGCGCGGTGCTCACCTCGTCGGGCGATCTTGCCCTGACCAAAGACTATCTGCCCGCGCATCGCGCGCTGAAGGCGCTGGCGGGAACCAATGCTGTCACCTTTACCGCGCGGGCGAACTCGGGGCAGGAACGGGTCTATTCGGTTCTGGAGCTTCTTCCGGGGCAGCTTTATGCAATGGGAAGCTGGCCTGCAAAAGCCTCGATCTCGATGAACCCGATCGCCGATGTGTCTCCGATTCTGGTGCCGGGTCTGATGTGGCTTGCCAGCCTGCTTGTGGCGTATTTCGCGATGCAAAAGCTGGTGATCGGCCATATCAAGCGGCTGTCGCGTGCGTTGCGTGGTTTTGCCTCGGGGTCGCGTCGTGTTGGGAACCTGAACTATGCCGGTGCGCCGAAGGAAATTCAGGATCTGGCCCTGTCTTACGAGAAGATGACAGAAACCATCCTGCATGACGAGGCCGAGCTGGAGGATATGATCCACCATCAGGAGGTGCTGCTGCGCGAGGTCCACCACCGTGTGAAGAATAACCTCCAGCTGATCGCCTCCATCATTTCGATGCAGATCCGCAAGGCCCGCTCGCCCGAGGCGAAAGACCTGATGAAAGGGCTGCAGGAGCGCGTGATCAGTCTGGCAACCATCCACCGCGGGCTGTATCAGACATCGGGCTTGACCGATATCACGGCCAACGAGCTTCTTCCCGATATCGTGCGCCAGATTTCCGCACTGGCAACAGGGCCGGAACGCAGGATCGATATCGGTTGTCATGTGGATGAGATCCGGCTGACCCCCGATCAGGCCGTGCCGCTGTCGCTCTTGCTGACAGAAGCCATGACCAATGCGATGAAATATGCGGGCACGGTGGACGGGTCGCGCCCCGATCTGCAGATTTCCCTGCGGAAGACACGGAAGGGCTATGCCTGTCTGGCGCTGGAAAATTCCGTGGACGAAAATGCGCCGCCGGCCTCGCCGGATACCAGCTCGGGGCTGGGATCGCAGCTTGCACAGGCCTTCGTGCAGCAGCTCAACGGGGATTTGCAATCCTCGCAGGAAAATGGCCGCTATCGTCTGACCGCCGAGTTCAAGCTGGCGGAGTTGCAGGAGGCAGAGCTGCGCCATGCCCGTGACGACGAAGATGATGACGAGGATGAGGAAGAAGAATAA